One Conger conger chromosome 18, fConCon1.1, whole genome shotgun sequence DNA window includes the following coding sequences:
- the inaa gene encoding internexin neuronal intermediate filament protein, alpha a, which produces MSYGSEYSASSYRKIFGDSPRFSSSRMSSPASSRNSFSSSGYRSQSLSRISSSSLGSYRRPGRSSFSSMPSDTVDFAQTTVLNNEFKTTRTNEKEQMQGLNDRFAMFIEKVRNLEQQNKVLETELVTLRGRQNEPSRLADMYQQELRDLRSQLEALNNEKSQILVERDNIEEDLQKLRDKYEDEIRAREEAEQTLKAFKKDVDDATVVRLDLEKKVESLLDEISFLRKVHDEEVTELMNMLQATQVSVEMEVTKPDLTSALKEIRGQYESMASKNLQSAEEWYKSKFENLNEQATRSNEAMRASREEINEYRRQMQSRTIEIESLRGTNESLERQLREMEDRYNAEMSGLQDTIGQLDNELRTTKGEMARHLREYQDLLNVKMALDIEIAAYRKLLEGEETRFSSGITFPSSNASSGSSLNYSYQTRIYSGSSKGGKEEKQEEAQSKHSKAGNQRETNEESKKMEKSDSDHYSSGQKN; this is translated from the exons ATGAGTTACGGATCTGAATACAGTGCTTCTTCCTACAGAAAGATTTTCGGGGACTCCCCTCGATTCTCGTCCTCGAGAATGAGCAGCCCCGCTTCCTCGAGGAATTCTTTCTCTTCCAGCGGCTATAGGTCCCAATCCCTCTCCCGCATCAGCTCTTCTTCCCTGGGCTCTTACCGGAGACCTGGACGCTCTTCGTTCTCGTCGATGCCAAGCGACACCGTTGATTTCGCCCAGACAACAGTGCTCAACAATGAATTCAAGACCACTCGAACGAATGAAAAGGAGCAGATGCAAGGGCTCAATGACCGCTTTGCCATGTTCATCGAGAAGGTGCGCAATCTTGAGCAGCAAAATAAAGTCCTGGAGACCGAGCTGGTGACTCTGCGCGGGAGGCAGAATGAACCGTCCCGCCTTGCTGATATGTACCAGCAGGAGCTCAGAGATCTCCGTTCCCAGTTGGAGGCGTTAAACAACGAGAAGTCTCAGATTCTAGTTGAACGGGACAACATCGAAGAGGACCTGCAGAAACTAAGGGATAAGTATGAAGACGAGATCAGGGCGAGGGAAGAGGCCGAGCAGACCCTCAAGGCGTTCAAGAAGGACGTGGACGATGCCACTGTTGTCCGACTGGACCTGGAGAAGAAAGTGGAGTCTCTCCTGGATGAGATATCTTTCCTGAGGAAGGTGCACGACGAAGAGGTGACGGAGCTGATGAATATGTTGCAAGCAACACAGGTGTCGGTTGAGATGGAGGTAACCAAACCCGATCTCACATCCGCCCTGAAGGAGATCCGAGGCCAGTATGAATCGATGGCCTCCAAGAACCTGCAGTCAGCGGAAGAGTGGTACAAATCCAAATTTGAAAATCTTAACGAGCAGGCGACTAGGAGCAACGAAGCCATGCGCGCGAGCAGGGAGGAGATCAACGAATATAGGAGGCAGATGCAGTCTAGAACCATCGAGATCGAAAGTCTCAGGGGAACCAACGAATCTCTGGAAAGGCagctgagagagatggaggacaGGTACAATGCCGAGATGTCCGGTTTGCAG GACACTATTGGTCAACTGGACAATGAACTGAGGACCACCAAGGGCGAGATGGCCCGTCATCTGAGAGAGTACCAGGACTTACTGAATGTCAAGATGGCGTTGGACATTGAGATCGCAGCCTACAG GAAGCTTCTGGAAGGGGAGGAGACTCGGTTCAGCAGCGGGATAACCTTCCCTAGCTCCAACGCCAGCTCCGGGTCCAGCCTGAACTACAGCTACCAGACCCGCATATACTCCGGCTCCTCcaagggagggaaggaggagaagCAGGAGGAGGCGCAGAGCAAGCACAGCAAGGCAGGTAACCAGCGCGAGACCAACGAGGAGTCCAAGAAGATGGAGAAGAGCGACTCGGACCACTACTCCTCCGGCCAGAAGAACTAA